GATGCAGAGAGGCTTTTGGCCGAGGTTCGTGGATATGAAGATAAATTAGAAATAATGAAGAAAGAAATTGATGAATTGGAAAATGCGAGGCGGACATTAGAGGGTGAACTAACCGAATATGCAGAGAGGATAAAGAAAAATGAGGATAGGCTCAAGAATATAAAAAATGATAAGGAATTTAAGGCAGCTACAAAAGAAATGAATACGGCAAAAAAGGATAAACTGGCAAAAGAGGGTGAAATTAACAAGCTAAATGCCAATATAGATGAGAAAAAAGGTTTTATAAAAGAGGAAGAAGACAAATTAAGAAATAAAAAGGATGAGCTTGAAGCAAAAAAACTGAGCATTGAAACAAATAAGGAAAATGGGGAGAAGAAAATAAAAGAAAAAACGGAAGAAAAGATGGCAATTGCCAAAGATGTTTCCTCTGCCCTTTTAAAGAAATATGAAACAATAAAAGAAAAAAGACATGGTATAGCGATAATATCAGTAGCGGCTGGCGCCTGTCAGGGCTGTCATATGAATATACCTCCTCAGGCATATATATATCTTCAAAAAGGTTCATCAGATCTTATTTTCTGCCCCCACTGCCACCGCATACTATATTGGAACCCAACATCTGAAACTCAAGAAAAAGGACAGCCTGTTTAAACTCTTCTGCATTGAAAGACAATCTTAAATATACATTCCTCAAAAGATTGGCGGAAACCCTTGACTTTGCGAAAACAAAGAAAGATTTCCATGAGATGTCTGACAAGGATATACAGTCTTTTCTTCTCAAACTTGCTGATACCTTCAAACCCGCAGAGGTGATCAATATCTATGTGGATGGCGCGTCAAGGGGAAATCCAGGAGATGCCGGAATAGGTGTTTTTATAAAAGCAGCGGATGGAAGGGCGCTGGTGAAAACAGGACGATACATTGGCAAGACCACAAATAATGTGGCAGAATACCAGGCTCTTATTGCTGCGCTGAAAGAGGCAAAGTCTCTTGGCGCTACGACAGTTAAGATCTTTGCGGATTCAGAGCTTATGGTAAAGCAGATAAATGCTGAATATAAGGTAAGAAGCGCAGGATTGATACCGCTTTATAAAGAAGCAACTGCCCTATTGATGACATTTAAAAGGTATGATATCATTCATATAAACAGAGAGGAAAATATAGAGGCAGACAGGCTTGCAAATCACGCAATAGATATAATGGCTCGCTGAAGCGAGATGAGATGACCGCTGCCCCGATGTAATATCGGGGTGGAGGAAAGTCCGGACTCCGCAGGGCAGGGAGGTCGCTAACGGCGACCGGGAGAGAATCCCAGGGATAGGACCACAGAAAACAAACCGCCTTGATGGTAACATCGGGGTAAGGGTGAAACGGCGGGGTAAGAGCCCACCGCCCCGATGGCGACATCGGGGGCACGGCAACCCCCTCCCGGAGCAAGACCAAATAGGAAGGCATTTAAGGATGGCCCGTCCGCGCCTTCGGGTTGGTTGCTTGAGGCGCTGAGCAATCAGCGTCCCAGATGAATGGTCATCGCCCTCACACCTATAATATAGATGCGAGGGAGACAGAACCCGGCTTACGGTCTCGCTTCAGCGGGCTTTTTTATTGTTTTAGGCTGGCAGGACTTACTTATAACAAAAAGGCTATGATTGGCAAATAACAGAGGGATGATGCTCAAAGGCTGCCCTTCAAATATATCGGTAACGGCTCGTATTGCCTCTATCTGGTATTCATGGTTGCTGTCGAAGTGGAGTTTCATGATAGTTTTTCAATTAGTGAATTTTGCCATTTATCCGATTGTTTTTTCCCCAACCGGCATTGCCAGAGAACAATCACTTGCCATCCGGCTTTCTTTAATTGCCGGATATTCTTTTTATCCCGCTCAACATTTCCGCTTATTTTCTTTTCCCAGAACTATTTTCTTGCTTCAGACCGTTGTGAGTTTTTACAGTTCTTGTGGCACATTTGAATTCATTCCCTAAAAATATTTTTGTGATGATATTCTAAGAATTCTTTTGAGGGCAAAAATTTGTCTGGTAAAATGATTGACTGATTTTCATATTTAAGAAACAAATCAGTAACTATATTGTCTTTTCTAAAATTATTGAAATATTTCGAAACTTTAATTTTATAGTTAGCCGTAACAGTTATAAAACCTTTATCAAATGCCCTGTCGTGAATTGAATTTAAACATAACCCATTGTGAGGATTTAGTCTGTTTTTTTCATCTTTTGCCCAAGGAACAATATGACTTGCAACTAAAAAATCTGGAATTGACAAACCCGTAATGCAACACTTCAAATTGTAAGATGAAAGAATTGTTGAACGAAAAAAACTTTGATTAACCCTTGCTTTGATTATTGCTTCTTTTTCTTTTCCTGCTGGAATGTCTGCAATGTTTATTTCTGAAAATATTTCTAAAGGTTGATTAGTAAATTTTGAAGTCAACAATTCACTTTCATAAGCAAGATTAT
This DNA window, taken from Deltaproteobacteria bacterium, encodes the following:
- a CDS encoding ribonuclease HI family protein; protein product: MKDNLKYTFLKRLAETLDFAKTKKDFHEMSDKDIQSFLLKLADTFKPAEVINIYVDGASRGNPGDAGIGVFIKAADGRALVKTGRYIGKTTNNVAEYQALIAALKEAKSLGATTVKIFADSELMVKQINAEYKVRSAGLIPLYKEATALLMTFKRYDIIHINREENIEADRLANHAIDIMAR
- a CDS encoding HNH endonuclease, with the protein product MPKNTWTREQTIVALNLYCKIPFNKVSSKHPDIIRIAKIIGRTPNSVKMKIGNFGSFDPELRKRGIVGLGNTSKLDEIIWKEFNNDWDNLAYESELLTSKFTNQPLEIFSEINIADIPAGKEKEAIIKARVNQSFFRSTILSSYNLKCCITGLSIPDFLVASHIVPWAKDEKNRLNPHNGLCLNSIHDRAFDKGFITVTANYKIKVSKYFNNFRKDNIVTDLFLKYENQSIILPDKFLPSKEFLEYHHKNIFRE
- a CDS encoding C4-type zinc ribbon domain-containing protein, whose amino-acid sequence is MKSQLLLLKKIQDIDIQIGLIEKEARETNADAERLLAEVRGYEDKLEIMKKEIDELENARRTLEGELTEYAERIKKNEDRLKNIKNDKEFKAATKEMNTAKKDKLAKEGEINKLNANIDEKKGFIKEEEDKLRNKKDELEAKKLSIETNKENGEKKIKEKTEEKMAIAKDVSSALLKKYETIKEKRHGIAIISVAAGACQGCHMNIPPQAYIYLQKGSSDLIFCPHCHRILYWNPTSETQEKGQPV